The Streptomyces sp. NBC_00162 genome window below encodes:
- a CDS encoding aldo/keto reductase codes for MEQRHLGRTGLRVSRIGLGTLTWGRDTGEEAAAEQVKTFWEAGGTLVDTADVYGGGEAEYLIGRLLAGLVPRRDLVIATKAGSVPDPDRRFDGSRGHLLAALDASLDRLGTDYVDLWQLHAFDPVTPLEETLQALDLAVSSGRARYAGVAGFCGWQLAKAATWQLAAPGVRTRLASTQMEYSLLQRGVEREVLPAALDLGVGLLPSSPLGRGVLTAKYQAGTPADSRGASESLAALVDPYLDEAAGRIVDAVVTAAQGLAVTPLQVALAWIRDRPGVVAPIVGARTSAQLAAALSVEALSLPEEICRALDDVSAPVHRYPDQDWSTL; via the coding sequence ATGGAGCAGAGGCATCTCGGCCGCACCGGACTGCGCGTTTCCCGGATCGGCCTCGGCACCCTCACCTGGGGGCGCGACACAGGCGAGGAAGCCGCCGCCGAGCAGGTGAAGACGTTCTGGGAGGCGGGCGGCACGCTCGTCGACACGGCCGACGTGTACGGCGGCGGGGAGGCGGAGTACCTCATCGGACGGCTGTTGGCCGGGCTCGTCCCGCGCCGGGACCTGGTGATCGCGACGAAGGCGGGCAGCGTGCCCGATCCGGACCGGCGGTTCGACGGCTCGCGCGGGCACCTGCTGGCCGCGCTCGACGCCTCGTTGGACCGGCTGGGCACCGATTACGTCGACCTCTGGCAGCTGCACGCCTTTGACCCGGTGACCCCGCTGGAGGAGACCCTGCAGGCGCTGGACCTGGCCGTGAGCAGCGGCCGCGCCCGGTACGCCGGGGTGGCGGGCTTCTGCGGCTGGCAGTTGGCGAAGGCGGCGACCTGGCAGCTCGCGGCCCCTGGAGTGAGGACCCGGCTGGCCTCGACCCAGATGGAGTACTCGCTGCTCCAGCGGGGCGTCGAGCGCGAGGTGCTGCCGGCGGCCCTGGACCTGGGCGTCGGCCTCCTCCCCTCCTCGCCGCTGGGGCGCGGGGTCCTGACGGCCAAGTACCAGGCCGGTACCCCGGCGGACTCGCGCGGTGCGTCGGAGTCCCTGGCCGCCCTGGTGGACCCGTACCTGGACGAGGCCGCCGGCCGGATCGTGGACGCGGTGGTGACGGCGGCTCAGGGACTGGCGGTGACCCCGCTCCAGGTGGCCCTGGCGTGGATCCGGGACCGGCCCGGGGTGGTCGCGCCGATCGTCGGCGCGCGGACGTCGGCGCAGCTCGCGGCGGCTCTGTCAGTGGAGGCCCTTAGTCTTCCCGAGGAGATCTGCCGGGCGCTGGACGATGTTTCGGCGCCCGTGCACCGCTACCCCGATCAGGACTGGAGCACGCTGTGA